One Alnus glutinosa chromosome 3, dhAlnGlut1.1, whole genome shotgun sequence genomic region harbors:
- the LOC133863705 gene encoding peroxidase 51-like, translating to MGRFLLIALWSLSLGLCLYPYTASAQLKQNYYANICPNVENIVRGAVQKKFQQTFVTVPATVRLFFHDCMVEGCDASVIIQSTGSNTAEKDHPDNLSLAGDGFDTVIKAKAAIDAVPSCKNKVSCADVLAMATRDVIALSGGPSYAVELGRLDGLSSKASSVNGKLPQPTFNLDQLNSLFAARGLSQADMIALSGAHTVGFSHCSKFANRIYNFSSQNPVDPSLNKDYATQLQSMCPKNVDPRIAINMDPNTPNTFDNTYFKNLQQGKGLFTSDQVLFTDTRSKSTVNSWSSSSSAFQNAFVTAITKLGRVGVKTGKNGNIRTDCAAFN from the exons ATGGGCCGGTTCCTTCTCATAGCCCTGTGGTCACTTTCCCTTGGGTTGTGCCTCTACCCTTACACAGCATCGGCGCAACTAAAACAAAACTACTACGCCAACATCTGCCCCAATGTCGAAAACATCGTTAGAGGCGCTGTTCAAAAGAAGTTTCAACAAACTTTTGTCACGGTTCCTGCCACCGTCCGTCTCTTTTTCCATGATTGCATGGTGGAG GGCTGTGATGCGTCGGTGATTATACAATCCACTGGAAGCAACACGGCGGAGAAGGATCACCCAGATAATCTGTCACTAGCCGGAGATGGATTTGACACCGTGATCAAAGCCAAAGCGGCCATTGATGCTGTCCCAAGCTGCAAAAACAAGGTCTCGTGCGCTGATGTTCTCGCCATGGCAACCCGAGATGTCATTGCACTG TCTGGTGGGCCTTCCTATGCTGTGGAGTTGGGAAGACTGGATGGCCTGAGCTCAAAAGCTTCCAGCGTAAATGGCAAGCTGCCCCAGCCAACCTTCAATTTGGACCAGCTCAACTCCCTGTTTGCTGCCAGAGGACTCTCCCAAGCGGATATGATTGCTCTCTCTG GTGCGCATACCGTAGGATTCTCTCACTGTAGCAAATTTGCAAACCGGATATACAATTTCAGCAGTCAGAATCCAGTGGACCCGAGTCTAAACAAGGATTATGCGACCCAGCTGCAGTCGATGTGCCCAAAGAATGTGGACCCGAGGATAGCCATCAACATGGACCCAAACACGCCCAATACCTTTGACAATACGTACTTCAAGAATCTTCAACAAGGGAAGGGGCTTTTCACGTCGGACCAGGTTCTCTTCACGGACACCAGGTCTAAGTCCACTGTGAACAGCTGGTCGAGTAGCTCTTCTGCCTTTCAAAATGCTTTTGTTACCGCCATCACAAAGCTGGGCCGGGTCGGAGTCAAAACCGGAAAGAATGGCAACATTCGTACTGATTGCGCTGCTTTTAATTAA